One Cucurbita pepo subsp. pepo cultivar mu-cu-16 chromosome LG20, ASM280686v2, whole genome shotgun sequence genomic window carries:
- the LOC111783630 gene encoding protein TIFY 5A-like: protein MENILNCNLELCLSPPSSSPSTATATANSTSTSCHNHIDPTRVPIPDLTELQARAIIVRATTQMEVERRLTTCHISSPKQRVSMKSGASPSMRRSLQRFLQKRKHRIQTLSPYSH, encoded by the exons aTGGAAAACATCCTCAACTGCAACTTGGAACTCTGTCTCTCTCCCCCTTCTTCCTCCCCttccaccgccaccgccaccgccaatTCAACGTCGACATCTTGCCACAACCATATCGACCCTACTCGAGTCCCGATACCTGATCTTACAGAGCTCCAG GCAAGGGCAATAATCGTACGAGCGACAACACAAATGGAGGTCGAGAGAAGATTAACGACATGTCATATCAGTTCACCGAAGCAACGGGTGTCGATGAAGAGTGGGGCTAGCCCCTCCATGAGAAGATCGTTGcaaagatttcttcaaaagagaaagcatCGCATTCAAACACTTTCACCCTACTCTCACTag
- the LOC111783043 gene encoding F-box/kelch-repeat protein At1g30090: MQRVRLSSQQTPVLKLGDSQMTLSPKFRLANKSHLLNPSSDLESSLCGEPLIPGLPDDVAFNCLLRLPVHSHAACRAVCRRWHLLLGSKERFFTRRKELGFKEPWLFVFVFHKCTGKIQWQVLDLTHFSWHSIPLMPCKDKVCPHGFRCVSIPHEGTLFVCGGMVSDVDCPLDLVLKYEMQKNRWTVMNQMITARSFFASGVIDGKIYVAGGNSTDLFELDSAEVLDPIQGSWNSIASMGTNMASYDAAVLNGKLLVTEGWLWPFYVAPRGQVYDPTTNNWETMAIGLREGWTGSSVVVYGHLFVVSELERMKLKVYDAASDSWDAIEGPPLPEQICKPFAVNACDSTIYVVGRNLHVAVGHISRLSRKGTSEKKWSFNVSWHVVDAPECFSDLTPSSSQVLFA; the protein is encoded by the coding sequence ATGCAGAGGGTTCGATTGTCGTCCCAACAAACACCTGTTCTTAAGCTGGGTGATTCCCAAATGACATTATCCCCAAAGTTTAGGTTAGCAAACAAGTCTCATCTGTTGAATCCCTCATCAGACTTGGAATCATCTCTTTGTGGGGAACCCTTAATTCCTGGTCTTCCAGATGATGTTGCTTTTAATTGCCTCCTCAGGTTGCCAGTTCATAGCCACGCTGCGTGTCGGGCGGTTTGCAGGAGATGGCATCTTCTTCTGGGCAGTAAAGAGAGGTTCTTCACTAGAAGGAAAGAGTTAGGTTTCAAAGAGCCTTGgctttttgtatttgttttccATAAATGCACTGGAAAGATTCAATGGCAGGTTCTTGATCTTACTCATTTCTCTTGGCATAGTATCCCACTCATGCCTTGTAAGGATAAGGTTTGCCCTCATGGGTTTAGGTGTGTCTCGATCCCTCACGAGGGCACTCTTTTTGTTTGTGGTGGCATGGTATCCGATGTCGATTGCCCCCTCGACTTGGTTTTGAAGTATGAGATGCAGAAAAATCGTTGGACTGTGATGAATCAAATGATTACAGCGAGGTCGTTTTTCGCCAGTGGAGTTATTGATGGTAAGATTTATGTGGCTGGAGGAAATAGCACTGATCTTTTCGAGCTCGACTCAGCTGAGGTTTTGGATCCTATCCAAGGGAGTTGGAACTCCATCGCAAGCATGGGAACGAATATGGCGTCGTATGATGCTGCAGTTCTCAACGGGAAGCTCTTAGTGACAGAAGGCTGGCTGTGGCCTTTTTATGTCGCTCCAAGAGGACAGGTTTACGATCCGACTACTAATAATTGGGAAACTATGGCCATTGGTTTGAGAGAAGGCTGGACTGGTTCAAGTGTAGTGGTTTATGGccatttgtttgttgtttcaGAGCTTGAAAGAATGAAGCTTAAGGTTTATGATGCAGCTTCTGATTCCTGGGATGCTATTGAAGGGCCTCCTTTACCAGAGCAGATATGCAAGCCTTTTGCTGTGAATGCATGTGACTCGACCATATACGTCGTCGGCAGAAATCTACATGTAGCTGTCGGCCATATCTCTCGGCTCAGCAGAAAGGGGACGAGCGAAAAAAAGTGGAGCTTTAACGTAAGTTGGCATGTCGTTGATGCACCGGAATGCTTCTCTGATTTGACACCCTCAAGTTCTCAGGTGTTGTTCGCTTAG
- the LOC111783358 gene encoding probable 9-cis-epoxycarotenoid dioxygenase NCED5, chloroplastic: MAMALSSSSASPHLGFGLGFPTRPIRKKPNLRNEVISCALNSPSVFHYPKQPSKRPRITEDDASKCRHHPPRWNLLQKGASMAFDILEQALLNYDNLNLPKNFDPHVQIAGNYAPVPEQSVSHSLPVTGAIPDCINGVYLRNGANPLFEPLGGHHLFDGDGMIHAVTIGGGCASYACRFTETERLVQERSIGRPVFPKTIGELHGHSGIARLLLFYARGLFGLIDHRHGTGVANAGLVYFNGRLLAMSEEDLPYHVRITPSGDLVTAGRYNFEGQLDSPMVAHPKIDPDSGELFALSYNFTHKPYLTHFRFSPDGKMSPKIEIPVEIPTMMHDFAITENFVVIPDQQIVFNLRKMINGGSPVMYDEKKTPRFGFLPKNATDSSNLIWVDSPADTFCFHLWNAWEETESNEVVVIGSCMTPPDSIFNGQDEDLKAILTEIRFNLVTGDSARRPIVSKSEEVNLEVGMVNQSLVGRKTRYAYLAITEPWPKACGFAKVDLWSGEIKKYIYGDQLYGGEPYFLGRDVYSDCEREDDGFIMVFVHDEKKWRSELQIVNAIDLKLEASVELPTRVPYGFHGTFVHASHLPDQA; the protein is encoded by the coding sequence ATGGCTATGGCACTCTCTTCAAGTTCAGCCTCACCCCACTTGGGCTTTGGTTTGGGCTTTCCTACTAGGCCCATTAGGAAAAAGCCCAATCTGAGAAACGAGGTGATTTCCTGCGCACTAAACTCCCCGTCTGTGTTCCATTACCCGAAACAGCCCAGTAAACGGCCGAGAATCACGGAAGACGACGCTTCCAAATGTCGTCATCATCCTCCCCGCTGGAATTTACTGCAAAAAGGAGCTTCCATGGCTTTTGACATCCTCGAACAAGCCTTGCTGAATTACGACAACCTTAATCTTCCTAAAAACTTTGACCCACATGTCCAAATCGCTGGGAACTACGCTCCGGTACCGGAACAATCGGTTTCTCACTCTCTTCCGGTCACTGGCGCCATCCCTGATTGCATCAATGGCGTCTATCTCCGAAACGGCGCAAACCCATTATTCGAACCGCTCGGAGGTCATCACTTGTTTGACGGTGACGGTATGATTCACGCTGTCACAATCGGCGGCGGATGTGCCAGCTATGCCTGCAGGTTCACTGAAACAGAGAGGCTTGTTCAAGAAAGGTCCATTGGCCGGCCGGTTTTTCCCAAGACCATTGGTGAGCTCCATGGACATTCCGGCATTGCTCGTCTTCTTCTCTTCTACGCTCGAGGACTGTTTGGGTTAATTGACCACCGTCACGGCACCGGAGTCGCTAACGCCGGCTTGGTCTACTTCAATGGTCGTCTTTTGGCTATGtcagaagaagaccttccgtATCACGTTCGTATCACCCCCTCCGGCGATCTGGTCACTGCCGGGCGGTATAATTTCGAGGGTCAGCTCGATTCTCCGATGGTCGCTCACCCCAAAATCGACCCGGATTCCGGTGAGCTCTTTGCCCTCAGCTACAATTTTACTCACAAGCCGTATTTAACTCACTTCCGATTCTCACCGGATGGGAAAATGTCGCCTAAAATCGAAATTCCGGTGGAAATTCCGACAATGATGCACGATTTCGCCATAACAGAGAATTTTGTCGTGATCCCAGATCAACAAATCGTTTTCAATCTTCGGAAAATGATCAACGGCGGATCTCCGGTAATGTACGACGAGAAAAAGACGCCCCGATTTGGGTTCTTACCGAAAAACGCAACGGATTCATCAAATCTCATATGGGTTGATTCGCCGGCTGATACGTTCTGTTTTCATCTGTGGAATGCGTGGGAAGAAACAGAGTCAAACGAGGTCGTTGTAATCGGGTCCTGCATGACCCCACCGGATTCCATTTTCAACGGACAAGACGAGGATTTGAAGGCGATTCTAACGGAAATCCGGTTCAATTTGGTTACCGGAGATTCAGCTCGCCGGCCGATCGTTTCGAAATCAGAGGAGGTGAACCTGGAAGTCGGAATGGTGAACCAGAGCCTTGTCGGGAGGAAAACCCGGTACGCTTATTTGGCTATTACAGAGCCATGGCCGAAGGCGTGTGGGTTCGCGAAAGTGGATCTCTGGTCGGGAGAGATAAAGAAGTACATTTACGGCGATCAACTGTACGGCGGAGAGCCATACTTTTTGGGGAGAGATGTATATTCCGATTGTGAAAGAGAGGACGATGGGTTCATAATGGTGTTCGTGCACGACGAGAAGAAATGGAGATCGGAGCTTCAGATTGTGAATGCCATTGATTTGAAGCTCGAAGCTTCCGTGGAGCTGCCAACCAGAGTACCCTATGGTTTTCATGGCACGTTTGTTCATGCTAGCCACTTACCAGATCAGGCTTAG
- the LOC111783479 gene encoding protein TIFY 5A-like — MAVLPISMEQSCNLELRLSPSTSFSDQDSGDHRHHQPRLHQFLDDESSKNSQQQMTIFYNGRVCVGDFTEDQARAIIMLATRHVEERSVNRRRKLERSMSPERCNGEGGSGSGLSMKRSLQRFLQKRKNRVQSASPYNH, encoded by the exons ATGGCGGTTCTTCCCATTTCCATGGAGCAAAGCTGCAACTTGGAGCTTCGTCTCTCTCCTTCTACGTCTTTCTCCGATCAAGATTCCGGCGACCACCGCCACCACCAGCCTCGTCTCCACCAATTCTT GGATGATGAATCGAGCAAAAATTCTCAGCAGCAGATGACCATTTTCTACAATGGGAGAGTTTGTGTTGGGGATTTTACAGAGGATCAGGCTAGAGCTATAATAATGCTTGCAACAAGACATGTAGAGGAGCGATCGGTTAATCGTCGCCGGAAATTGGAACGGTCGATGTCGCCCGAGCGGTGTAATGGTGAAGGTGGTTCTGGTTCTGGGCTGTCCATGAAGAGATCTTTGCAGAGGTTTTTGCAGAAAAGGAAGAATCGGGTTCAATCTGCTTCACCTTACAATCATTAG